The following is a genomic window from Mustela erminea isolate mMusErm1 chromosome 2, mMusErm1.Pri, whole genome shotgun sequence.
GGTCGGGAGGGACACTGTTGGGGCCCCCCTCATTGCTGTCCTCTCTGCAGATGATACTGGCGCAGGAAGGGAGCGTCTGGGGCACGACGGTGCCTCTGGGGGCCAGGAGGATGCAGCCAGCAAGCAGTGGGGTGAGAGGGGGTGGGCATCGCCGTCCTCCCTGGGCATGGGTGGGGGTGGCCTCCCAGTGTCCTGCTCACCTGTGTGCTGGCCATTCCACAGCGCGGCCCCGCTTCACGCAGCCCTCCAAGATGAGGCGTCGCGTGATCGCTCGGCCCGTGGGCAGCTCTGTGCGGCTCAAGTGTGTGGCCAGTGGGCACCCACGGCCCGACATCATGTGGATGAAGGACGACCAGGCCCTGACAGGCCTGGAGGCCGGGGAGCACAGGAAGAAGAAGTGGACACTGAGCCTGAAGAACCTGCGTCCCGAGGACAGTGGCAGGTACACGTGCCGTGTGTCCAACCGCGCAGGTGCCATCAATGCAACCTACAAGGTGGACGTGATCCGTGAGTGCAGGGGGCTGGagttgggcgggggtggggtgggggcggcccGAGGTGGTGCCGACGACCCGCTGTGTCTCCATGCAGAGCGGACGCGCTCCAAGCCCGTCCTCACGGGCACGCACCCCGTGAACACGACTGTGGACTTCGGGGGCACCACATCCTTCCAGTGCAAAGTGCGCAGCGATGTGAAGCCGGTGATCCAGTGGCTAAAGCGTGTGGAGTATGGCGCCGAGGGCCGCTACAACTCCACCATCGATGTGGGCGGCCAGAAGTTCGTGGTGTTGCCCACGGGGGATGTGTGGTCGAGGCCCGACGGCTCCTACCTCAACAAGTTGCTCATTGCGCGCGCACGCCAGGATGATGCCGGCATGTACATCTGCCTGGGGGCCAATACCATGGGCTACAGCTTCCGCAGCGCCTTCCTCACCGTGCTGCCAGGTgcgccccctccctgctcccaccccagctACGCGAGGCGCCCCATGAGGCCATGGGCTGGCTGGTCGCGGGTTGTCCCGGGACCCGTGGCGACattgctctccccacccccatccttggCCTCTCTTGCAGACCCCAAGCCACCAGGGCCCCCCGTGGCCCCCTCGTCCTCGACCACCAGCTTGCCGTGGCCTGTGGTCATCGGCATCCCGGCTGGAGCTGTCTTCATCCTTGGCACTGTGCTCCTGTGGCTCTGCCAGGCCAAGAAGAAGCCGTGCACACCCGGGCccaccccgcctctgcctgcaCACCGCCCGCCCGTGGCCGCCCGCGACCGGGCCGGGGACAAGGACCGTCCCATGCCCCCCAGCCTCGGCCCTGCCCCTGGCGTGGGGCTGTGCGAGGAGCTCGGGCCTCCGGCGGCACCCCAGCATCTGCTGAGCCCGGGACCATCTGCCGGGCCCAGACTTTATCCCAAACTCTACACAgacgtgcacacgcacacgcacacacacacgcactcgcACACGCACTCGCACGTGGAGGGCAAGGTCCACCAGCACATCCACTACCAGTGCTAGCCAGTGCCACGGGGTGGGGCCCCACCCACCGGCCCTGCGGGGCCCAGGGTGGGGCGGCGGGCCCGTGTAGGGCAGGCGGCTGCGCAGAGAGCTGGGGCCTAGGCAGGAGGCACAGTCAGCACCCTGGGGCACCCTGGGGCACCCTGGGTGACACACACATAcctctggacacacacacacacacacacacacacacacacacacccctcagacTAAGACACCTGGGAAGGTCTGTGCCGGCAACTTTGTAGTGTGCATGTAGCAATGGGCTAGT
Proteins encoded in this region:
- the FGFRL1 gene encoding fibroblast growth factor receptor-like 1; the protein is MTPSPTLLLLLPPLLLGALPPAAAARGPPRMADKVVPRQVARLGRTVRLQCPVEGDPPPLTMWTKDGRTIHGGWSRFRVLPQGLKVKEVEREDAGAYVCKATNGFGSLSVNYTLIVMDDTGAGRERLGHDGASGGQEDAASKQWARPRFTQPSKMRRRVIARPVGSSVRLKCVASGHPRPDIMWMKDDQALTGLEAGEHRKKKWTLSLKNLRPEDSGRYTCRVSNRAGAINATYKVDVIQRTRSKPVLTGTHPVNTTVDFGGTTSFQCKVRSDVKPVIQWLKRVEYGAEGRYNSTIDVGGQKFVVLPTGDVWSRPDGSYLNKLLIARARQDDAGMYICLGANTMGYSFRSAFLTVLPDPKPPGPPVAPSSSTTSLPWPVVIGIPAGAVFILGTVLLWLCQAKKKPCTPGPTPPLPAHRPPVAARDRAGDKDRPMPPSLGPAPGVGLCEELGPPAAPQHLLSPGPSAGPRLYPKLYTDVHTHTHTHTHSHTHSHVEGKVHQHIHYQC